A genomic region of Sander lucioperca isolate FBNREF2018 chromosome 6, SLUC_FBN_1.2, whole genome shotgun sequence contains the following coding sequences:
- the ppfia4 gene encoding liprin-alpha-4 isoform X6, with the protein MMCEVMPTINEGDSAGPPRGTGGVPNGSDQEGNFEQLMVNMLDERDKLLESLRETQETLIQSQTKLQGALHERDVLQRQINAALPQEFATLTKELNICREQLLEKEEEISELKAERNNTRLLLEHLECLVSRHERSLRMTVVKRQAPPPSGVSSEVEVLKALKSLFEHHKALDEKVRERLRVALERVSTLEGQLASNTQELNMVRQRKDGDSLERTDGSKPTWKRLPNGSIDAHDDGSRVSELQELLDRTNKELAQSCEHSATLNSRMADLEAELANARRELSRNEELSIKQQREQREREDMEERITTLEKRYLAAQRETTHIHDLNDKLENELATKDSLHRQSEEKVRQLQEMLEMAEQRLAQTMRKAETLPEVEAELAQRVAALSKAEERHGNVEERLRQLESQLEEKNQELGRARQREKMNEEHNKRLSDTVDRLLTESNERLQLHLKERMAALEDKNSLIQDLENCQKQLEEFHHTRERLIGEIEKLRNEIDHLKRRSGAFGDGTHPRSHLGSSSDLRFSVVEGQDGHYSTTVIRRAQKGRMSALRDDPNKVFAVFEQDYPSLRGSVSHLLGSDIEAESDLDDDVSSTLLSPSGQSDAQTLALMLQEQLDAINEEIRMIQVERESADLRSDEIESRVNSGSMDGLNVTLRPRALPTSATAQSLASSTSPPNSGHSTPKHHSRNASHHLGIMTLPSDLRKHRRKVASPVEVDKATIKCETSPPSSPRSLRLETNFAQFTGSLEDGRGKQKKGIKSSIGRLFGKKEKGRMEQTVGREGQPLPALTDFEMGIGDTMTLGKLGTQAERDRRMKKKHELLEDARKRGLPFAHWDGPTVVSWLELWVGMPAWYVAACRANVKSGAIMSALSDTEIQREIGISNPLHRLKLRLAIQEMVSLTSPSAPLTSRTDNEEGSWAQTLAYGDMNHEWIGNEWLPSLGLPQYRSYFMECLVDARMLDHLTKKDLRSHLKMVDSFHRASLQYGIMCLKRLNYDRKDLDHRREDSQHDMKDVLVWTNEQVIHWVLSIGLREYSSNLLESGVHGALLSLDETFDYSSLALILQIPMQNTQARQVLEREFNNLLALGTDRRLEESGDDKSFRRSPSWRKRFRAREGGVGLGMMAGSMETLPAGFRMPSMSMPPSAHLMPKKQLQPEAPPPATQRLDPSAVRTYSC; encoded by the exons GAGTTTGCCACCCTGACGAAGGAGCTGAACATATGCCGGGAGCAGCTgctggagaaagaggaggaaataTCTGAGCTGAAAGCTGAAAGGAACAACACcagg ttgCTGTTGGAGCACCTGGAGTGTCTGGTGTCTCGTCACGAACGCAGTCTGAGGATGACAGTGGTGAAGAGACAGGCACCCCCACCATCTGGAGTCTCCAGCGAGGTGGAGGTCCTCAAAGCCCTGAAGTCGCTGTTTGAACACCACAAGGCTCTGGATGAAAAG GTACGTGAGAGGCTTCGGGTGGCTCTGGAGAGGGTGTCCACCCTGGAGGGACAATTAGCTTCTAACACACAAGAG TTGAACATGGTGAGACAGAGGAAGGATGGTGACTCATTGGAGCGAACAGATGGATCCAAACCTACATGGAAG AGACTGCCTAATGGCTCCATAGACGCTCACGATGATGGCAGCCGGGTGTCCGAGCTTCAGGAGCTGCTGGATCGGACCAATAAGGAGCTGGCCCAGAGCTGTGAGCACTCTGCCACTCTCAACAGCCGCATGGCCGACCTCGAGGCGGAGCTCGCAAATGCACGGCGAGAACTGAGTCGCAACGaggagctgtcaatcaaacaacAAAGGGAACAGAGAGAG agagaggatatgGAGGAAAGGATAACAACGTTAGAGAAACGCTACCTGGCTGCTCAGCGGGAGACCACACACATCCACGACCTCAACGACAAACTGGAGAATGAACTGGCCACCAAGGACTCGCTGCACCGACAG agcgaGGAGAAGGTGCGCCAGCTGCAGGAGATGCTGGAGATGGCAGAGCAGAGGCTGGCTCAGACCATGAGGAAGGCTGAGACACTGCCAGAGGTGGAGGCTGAACTGGCACAGAGAGTGGCAGCACTTTCCAAG gcTGAGGAGCGCCATGGCAACGTGGAGGAGCGGCTCAGACAGCTGGAGTCACAACTGGAGGAGAAGAACCAAGAGCTAGGAAGG GCTCGTCAAAGAGAGAAAATGAATGAGGAACACAACAAACGTTTGTCTGACACCGTGGATCGTCTGCTCACTGAGTCCAATGAAAGACTGCAGCTCCATTTGAAAGAACGCATGGCTGCCCTGGAGGACAAG AACTCCCTGATTCAGGACCTCGAGAACTGCCAGAAACAGCTTGAAGAATTCCATCACACCAGG gaACGGCTGATTGGAGAGATTGAGAAGTTAAGAAATGAGATTGACCACTTGAAACGCCGCAGTGGGGCGTTTGGAGATGGAACTCACCCCcg GTCTCACCTGGGTAGCTCCAGCGACCTACGCTTCTCTGTGGTGGAGGGCCAAGATGGCCACTACAGCACAACAGTGATCAGGCGGGCACAGAAGGGCAGAATGTCAGCGCTACGAGACGACCCAAACAAG GTGTTTGCTGTGTTTGAACAGGACTACCCATCTCTGCGTGGGAGCGTCAGCCACCTCCTCGGCAGCGACATCGAAGCAGAGTCAGACTTGGATGATGACGTTAGCTCGACCCTGCTTTCCCCCAGCGGCCAATCTGACGCTCAGACTCTCGCTCTGATGCTGCAGGAGCAGCTCGACGCTATCAATGAAGAGATAAG gaTGATCCAGGTGGAGAGAGAGTCAGCAGACCTCCGATCTGACGAGATTGAGTCTCGCGTGAACAGCGGCAGCATGGACGGACTCAATGTGACACTTCGACCCCGGGCGCTACCCACCTCCGCCACCGCACAGTCCCTGGCATCATCCACCTCCCCGCCCAACAGTGGCCACTCCACACCTAAACACCACTCACGCAACGCTAGCCACCATCTAGGCATCATGACTCTG CCAAGTGACTTGAGGAAACACCGCAGGAAAGTAGCA TCTCCAGTGGAAGTGGACAAAGCTACTATCAAGTGTGAGACATCGCCTCCCTCGTCCCCCCGCAGTTTACGGCTAGAGACCAATTTTGCTCAGTTCACAGGCAGTCTAGAGGATGGCCGagg CAAGCAGAAGAAAGGCATCAAGTCATCTATTGGCCGATTGTTTGGGAAGAAGGAGAAGGGTCGAATGGAGCAGACTGTAGGCAGGGAAGGACAGCCTCTACCAGCCTTAACAG ACTTTGAGATGGGCATTGGTGACACTATGACTCTGGGAAAACTGGGAACACAGGCTGAGAGGGACCGCAGGatgaagaaaaa ACACGAGCTTCTGGAAGACGCCAGGAAAAGAGGCCTGCCATTTGCCCATTGGGACGGCCCTACTGTTGTCTCCTGGCTAGAG CTGTGGGTGGGTATGCCAGCGTGGTATGTGGCAGCCTGTCGTGCCAACGTGAAGAGCGGAGCCATCATGTCAGCTCTGTCCGACACAGAGATTCAGAGGGAGATTGGCATCAGCAATCCTCTGCACCGACTCAAACTCCGCTTGGCCATCCAGGAGATGGTGTCCCTCACCAGCCCGTCTGCACCACTTACCTCCAGAACG GACAATGAGGAGGGCAGCTGGGCACAG ACTCTGGCGTATGGCGATATGAATCATGAGTGGATAGGGAACGAGTGGCTGCCCAGCCTCGGCCTGCCTCAGTACCGCTCCTACTTCATGGAGTGTCTGGTGGACGCTCGCATGCTGGACCACCTGACCAAGAAGGACCTGAGGAGCCACCTCAAGATGGTGGACAGCTTCCATAG GGCTAGTCTGCAGTATGGGATTATGTGCTTGAAGAGACTCAATTATGACAGGAAAGACCTGGATCACCGGAGAGAGGACAGCCAACACGACATGAAAG ATGTGTTGGTGTGGACCAATGAGCAGGTGATCCACTGGGTCCTGTCCATTGGTTTGAGGGAGTATAGCAGCAACCTGTTGGAGAGCGGTGTCCACGGAGCGCTACTCTCTCTGGACGAGACCTTCGACTACAGCAGCCTAGCCCTCATCCTGCAAATCCCTATGCAGAATACACAG gcaCGGCAGGTTCTGGAGAGGGAGTTCAACAACCTGTTAGCCTTGGGGACCGACCGTCGACTAGAGGAG AGTGGGGATGACAAGTCTTTTCGACGCTCTCCATCGTGGCGCAAGAGGTTTCGAGCACGTGAGGGAGGGGTTGGGCTGGGCATGATGGCGGGCTCCATGGAAACGCTGCCTGCTGGCTTCCGCATGCCCTCCATGTCCATGCCGCCCTCTGCTCATTTAATGCCCAAGAAACAGCTCCAGCCTGAAG CTCCTCCACCGGCGACCCAGAGACTCGACCCGTCAGCCGTGCGGACCTATTCATGCTAA
- the ppfia4 gene encoding liprin-alpha-4 isoform X10 has translation MMCEVMPTINEGDSAGPPRGTGGVPNGSDQEGNFEQLMVNMLDERDKLLESLRETQETLIQSQTKLQGALHERDVLQRQINAALPQEFATLTKELNICREQLLEKEEEISELKAERNNTRLLLEHLECLVSRHERSLRMTVVKRQAPPPSGVSSEVEVLKALKSLFEHHKALDEKVRERLRVALERVSTLEGQLASNTQELNMVRQRKDGDSLERTDGSKPTWKRLPNGSIDAHDDGSRVSELQELLDRTNKELAQSCEHSATLNSRMADLEAELANARRELSRNEELSIKQQREQREREDMEERITTLEKRYLAAQRETTHIHDLNDKLENELATKDSLHRQSEEKVRQLQEMLEMAEQRLAQTMRKAETLPEVEAELAQRVAALSKAEERHGNVEERLRQLESQLEEKNQELGRARQREKMNEEHNKRLSDTVDRLLTESNERLQLHLKERMAALEDKNSLIQDLENCQKQLEEFHHTRERLIGEIEKLRNEIDHLKRRSGAFGDGTHPRSHLGSSSDLRFSVVEGQDGHYSTTVIRRAQKGRMSALRDDPNKDYPSLRGSVSHLLGSDIEAESDLDDDVSSTLLSPSGQSDAQTLALMLQEQLDAINEEIRMIQVERESADLRSDEIESRVNSGSMDGLNVTLRPRALPTSATAQSLASSTSPPNSGHSTPKHHSRNASHHLGIMTLPSDLRKHRRKVASPVEVDKATIKCETSPPSSPRSLRLETNFAQFTGSLEDGRGKQKKGIKSSIGRLFGKKEKGRMEQTVGREGQPLPALTDFEMGIGDTMTLGKLGTQAERDRRMKKKHELLEDARKRGLPFAHWDGPTVVSWLELWVGMPAWYVAACRANVKSGAIMSALSDTEIQREIGISNPLHRLKLRLAIQEMVSLTSPSAPLTSRTSSGNVWVTHEEMENLASSTKADNEEGSWAQTLAYGDMNHEWIGNEWLPSLGLPQYRSYFMECLVDARMLDHLTKKDLRSHLKMVDSFHRASLQYGIMCLKRLNYDRKDLDHRREDSQHDMKDVLVWTNEQVIHWVLSIGLREYSSNLLESGVHGALLSLDETFDYSSLALILQIPMQNTQARQVLEREFNNLLALGTDRRLEESGDDKSFRRSPSWRKRFRAREGGVGLGMMAGSMETLPAGFRMPSMSMPPSAHLMPKKQLQPEVHSHYLYGHMLAAF, from the exons GAGTTTGCCACCCTGACGAAGGAGCTGAACATATGCCGGGAGCAGCTgctggagaaagaggaggaaataTCTGAGCTGAAAGCTGAAAGGAACAACACcagg ttgCTGTTGGAGCACCTGGAGTGTCTGGTGTCTCGTCACGAACGCAGTCTGAGGATGACAGTGGTGAAGAGACAGGCACCCCCACCATCTGGAGTCTCCAGCGAGGTGGAGGTCCTCAAAGCCCTGAAGTCGCTGTTTGAACACCACAAGGCTCTGGATGAAAAG GTACGTGAGAGGCTTCGGGTGGCTCTGGAGAGGGTGTCCACCCTGGAGGGACAATTAGCTTCTAACACACAAGAG TTGAACATGGTGAGACAGAGGAAGGATGGTGACTCATTGGAGCGAACAGATGGATCCAAACCTACATGGAAG AGACTGCCTAATGGCTCCATAGACGCTCACGATGATGGCAGCCGGGTGTCCGAGCTTCAGGAGCTGCTGGATCGGACCAATAAGGAGCTGGCCCAGAGCTGTGAGCACTCTGCCACTCTCAACAGCCGCATGGCCGACCTCGAGGCGGAGCTCGCAAATGCACGGCGAGAACTGAGTCGCAACGaggagctgtcaatcaaacaacAAAGGGAACAGAGAGAG agagaggatatgGAGGAAAGGATAACAACGTTAGAGAAACGCTACCTGGCTGCTCAGCGGGAGACCACACACATCCACGACCTCAACGACAAACTGGAGAATGAACTGGCCACCAAGGACTCGCTGCACCGACAG agcgaGGAGAAGGTGCGCCAGCTGCAGGAGATGCTGGAGATGGCAGAGCAGAGGCTGGCTCAGACCATGAGGAAGGCTGAGACACTGCCAGAGGTGGAGGCTGAACTGGCACAGAGAGTGGCAGCACTTTCCAAG gcTGAGGAGCGCCATGGCAACGTGGAGGAGCGGCTCAGACAGCTGGAGTCACAACTGGAGGAGAAGAACCAAGAGCTAGGAAGG GCTCGTCAAAGAGAGAAAATGAATGAGGAACACAACAAACGTTTGTCTGACACCGTGGATCGTCTGCTCACTGAGTCCAATGAAAGACTGCAGCTCCATTTGAAAGAACGCATGGCTGCCCTGGAGGACAAG AACTCCCTGATTCAGGACCTCGAGAACTGCCAGAAACAGCTTGAAGAATTCCATCACACCAGG gaACGGCTGATTGGAGAGATTGAGAAGTTAAGAAATGAGATTGACCACTTGAAACGCCGCAGTGGGGCGTTTGGAGATGGAACTCACCCCcg GTCTCACCTGGGTAGCTCCAGCGACCTACGCTTCTCTGTGGTGGAGGGCCAAGATGGCCACTACAGCACAACAGTGATCAGGCGGGCACAGAAGGGCAGAATGTCAGCGCTACGAGACGACCCAAACAAG GACTACCCATCTCTGCGTGGGAGCGTCAGCCACCTCCTCGGCAGCGACATCGAAGCAGAGTCAGACTTGGATGATGACGTTAGCTCGACCCTGCTTTCCCCCAGCGGCCAATCTGACGCTCAGACTCTCGCTCTGATGCTGCAGGAGCAGCTCGACGCTATCAATGAAGAGATAAG gaTGATCCAGGTGGAGAGAGAGTCAGCAGACCTCCGATCTGACGAGATTGAGTCTCGCGTGAACAGCGGCAGCATGGACGGACTCAATGTGACACTTCGACCCCGGGCGCTACCCACCTCCGCCACCGCACAGTCCCTGGCATCATCCACCTCCCCGCCCAACAGTGGCCACTCCACACCTAAACACCACTCACGCAACGCTAGCCACCATCTAGGCATCATGACTCTG CCAAGTGACTTGAGGAAACACCGCAGGAAAGTAGCA TCTCCAGTGGAAGTGGACAAAGCTACTATCAAGTGTGAGACATCGCCTCCCTCGTCCCCCCGCAGTTTACGGCTAGAGACCAATTTTGCTCAGTTCACAGGCAGTCTAGAGGATGGCCGagg CAAGCAGAAGAAAGGCATCAAGTCATCTATTGGCCGATTGTTTGGGAAGAAGGAGAAGGGTCGAATGGAGCAGACTGTAGGCAGGGAAGGACAGCCTCTACCAGCCTTAACAG ACTTTGAGATGGGCATTGGTGACACTATGACTCTGGGAAAACTGGGAACACAGGCTGAGAGGGACCGCAGGatgaagaaaaa ACACGAGCTTCTGGAAGACGCCAGGAAAAGAGGCCTGCCATTTGCCCATTGGGACGGCCCTACTGTTGTCTCCTGGCTAGAG CTGTGGGTGGGTATGCCAGCGTGGTATGTGGCAGCCTGTCGTGCCAACGTGAAGAGCGGAGCCATCATGTCAGCTCTGTCCGACACAGAGATTCAGAGGGAGATTGGCATCAGCAATCCTCTGCACCGACTCAAACTCCGCTTGGCCATCCAGGAGATGGTGTCCCTCACCAGCCCGTCTGCACCACTTACCTCCAGAACG TCCTCCGGAAATGTGTGGGTGACTCATGAAGAGATGGAGAACCTGGCTTCCTCCACTAAAGCG GACAATGAGGAGGGCAGCTGGGCACAG ACTCTGGCGTATGGCGATATGAATCATGAGTGGATAGGGAACGAGTGGCTGCCCAGCCTCGGCCTGCCTCAGTACCGCTCCTACTTCATGGAGTGTCTGGTGGACGCTCGCATGCTGGACCACCTGACCAAGAAGGACCTGAGGAGCCACCTCAAGATGGTGGACAGCTTCCATAG GGCTAGTCTGCAGTATGGGATTATGTGCTTGAAGAGACTCAATTATGACAGGAAAGACCTGGATCACCGGAGAGAGGACAGCCAACACGACATGAAAG ATGTGTTGGTGTGGACCAATGAGCAGGTGATCCACTGGGTCCTGTCCATTGGTTTGAGGGAGTATAGCAGCAACCTGTTGGAGAGCGGTGTCCACGGAGCGCTACTCTCTCTGGACGAGACCTTCGACTACAGCAGCCTAGCCCTCATCCTGCAAATCCCTATGCAGAATACACAG gcaCGGCAGGTTCTGGAGAGGGAGTTCAACAACCTGTTAGCCTTGGGGACCGACCGTCGACTAGAGGAG AGTGGGGATGACAAGTCTTTTCGACGCTCTCCATCGTGGCGCAAGAGGTTTCGAGCACGTGAGGGAGGGGTTGGGCTGGGCATGATGGCGGGCTCCATGGAAACGCTGCCTGCTGGCTTCCGCATGCCCTCCATGTCCATGCCGCCCTCTGCTCATTTAATGCCCAAGAAACAGCTCCAGCCTGAAG TGCATTCTCATTACCTATATGGACACATGCTTGCGGCCTTTTGA
- the ppfia4 gene encoding liprin-alpha-4 isoform X11, producing MMCEVMPTINEGDSAGPPRGTGGVPNGSDQEGNFEQLMVNMLDERDKLLESLRETQETLIQSQTKLQGALHERDVLQRQINAALPQEFATLTKELNICREQLLEKEEEISELKAERNNTRLLLEHLECLVSRHERSLRMTVVKRQAPPPSGVSSEVEVLKALKSLFEHHKALDEKVRERLRVALERVSTLEGQLASNTQELNMVRQRKDGDSLERTDGSKPTWKRLPNGSIDAHDDGSRVSELQELLDRTNKELAQSCEHSATLNSRMADLEAELANARRELSRNEELSIKQQREQREREDMEERITTLEKRYLAAQRETTHIHDLNDKLENELATKDSLHRQSEEKVRQLQEMLEMAEQRLAQTMRKAETLPEVEAELAQRVAALSKAEERHGNVEERLRQLESQLEEKNQELGRARQREKMNEEHNKRLSDTVDRLLTESNERLQLHLKERMAALEDKNSLIQDLENCQKQLEEFHHTRERLIGEIEKLRNEIDHLKRRSGAFGDGTHPRSHLGSSSDLRFSVVEGQDGHYSTTVIRRAQKGRMSALRDDPNKDYPSLRGSVSHLLGSDIEAESDLDDDVSSTLLSPSGQSDAQTLALMLQEQLDAINEEIRMIQVERESADLRSDEIESRVNSGSMDGLNVTLRPRALPTSATAQSLASSTSPPNSGHSTPKHHSRNASHHLGIMTLPSDLRKHRRKVASPVEVDKATIKCETSPPSSPRSLRLETNFAQFTGSLEDGRGKQKKGIKSSIGRLFGKKEKGRMEQTVGREGQPLPALTDFEMGIGDTMTLGKLGTQAERDRRMKKKHELLEDARKRGLPFAHWDGPTVVSWLELWVGMPAWYVAACRANVKSGAIMSALSDTEIQREIGISNPLHRLKLRLAIQEMVSLTSPSAPLTSRTSSGNVWVTHEEMENLASSTKATLAYGDMNHEWIGNEWLPSLGLPQYRSYFMECLVDARMLDHLTKKDLRSHLKMVDSFHRASLQYGIMCLKRLNYDRKDLDHRREDSQHDMKDVLVWTNEQVIHWVLSIGLREYSSNLLESGVHGALLSLDETFDYSSLALILQIPMQNTQARQVLEREFNNLLALGTDRRLEESGDDKSFRRSPSWRKRFRAREGGVGLGMMAGSMETLPAGFRMPSMSMPPSAHLMPKKQLQPEVHSHYLYGHMLAAF from the exons GAGTTTGCCACCCTGACGAAGGAGCTGAACATATGCCGGGAGCAGCTgctggagaaagaggaggaaataTCTGAGCTGAAAGCTGAAAGGAACAACACcagg ttgCTGTTGGAGCACCTGGAGTGTCTGGTGTCTCGTCACGAACGCAGTCTGAGGATGACAGTGGTGAAGAGACAGGCACCCCCACCATCTGGAGTCTCCAGCGAGGTGGAGGTCCTCAAAGCCCTGAAGTCGCTGTTTGAACACCACAAGGCTCTGGATGAAAAG GTACGTGAGAGGCTTCGGGTGGCTCTGGAGAGGGTGTCCACCCTGGAGGGACAATTAGCTTCTAACACACAAGAG TTGAACATGGTGAGACAGAGGAAGGATGGTGACTCATTGGAGCGAACAGATGGATCCAAACCTACATGGAAG AGACTGCCTAATGGCTCCATAGACGCTCACGATGATGGCAGCCGGGTGTCCGAGCTTCAGGAGCTGCTGGATCGGACCAATAAGGAGCTGGCCCAGAGCTGTGAGCACTCTGCCACTCTCAACAGCCGCATGGCCGACCTCGAGGCGGAGCTCGCAAATGCACGGCGAGAACTGAGTCGCAACGaggagctgtcaatcaaacaacAAAGGGAACAGAGAGAG agagaggatatgGAGGAAAGGATAACAACGTTAGAGAAACGCTACCTGGCTGCTCAGCGGGAGACCACACACATCCACGACCTCAACGACAAACTGGAGAATGAACTGGCCACCAAGGACTCGCTGCACCGACAG agcgaGGAGAAGGTGCGCCAGCTGCAGGAGATGCTGGAGATGGCAGAGCAGAGGCTGGCTCAGACCATGAGGAAGGCTGAGACACTGCCAGAGGTGGAGGCTGAACTGGCACAGAGAGTGGCAGCACTTTCCAAG gcTGAGGAGCGCCATGGCAACGTGGAGGAGCGGCTCAGACAGCTGGAGTCACAACTGGAGGAGAAGAACCAAGAGCTAGGAAGG GCTCGTCAAAGAGAGAAAATGAATGAGGAACACAACAAACGTTTGTCTGACACCGTGGATCGTCTGCTCACTGAGTCCAATGAAAGACTGCAGCTCCATTTGAAAGAACGCATGGCTGCCCTGGAGGACAAG AACTCCCTGATTCAGGACCTCGAGAACTGCCAGAAACAGCTTGAAGAATTCCATCACACCAGG gaACGGCTGATTGGAGAGATTGAGAAGTTAAGAAATGAGATTGACCACTTGAAACGCCGCAGTGGGGCGTTTGGAGATGGAACTCACCCCcg GTCTCACCTGGGTAGCTCCAGCGACCTACGCTTCTCTGTGGTGGAGGGCCAAGATGGCCACTACAGCACAACAGTGATCAGGCGGGCACAGAAGGGCAGAATGTCAGCGCTACGAGACGACCCAAACAAG GACTACCCATCTCTGCGTGGGAGCGTCAGCCACCTCCTCGGCAGCGACATCGAAGCAGAGTCAGACTTGGATGATGACGTTAGCTCGACCCTGCTTTCCCCCAGCGGCCAATCTGACGCTCAGACTCTCGCTCTGATGCTGCAGGAGCAGCTCGACGCTATCAATGAAGAGATAAG gaTGATCCAGGTGGAGAGAGAGTCAGCAGACCTCCGATCTGACGAGATTGAGTCTCGCGTGAACAGCGGCAGCATGGACGGACTCAATGTGACACTTCGACCCCGGGCGCTACCCACCTCCGCCACCGCACAGTCCCTGGCATCATCCACCTCCCCGCCCAACAGTGGCCACTCCACACCTAAACACCACTCACGCAACGCTAGCCACCATCTAGGCATCATGACTCTG CCAAGTGACTTGAGGAAACACCGCAGGAAAGTAGCA TCTCCAGTGGAAGTGGACAAAGCTACTATCAAGTGTGAGACATCGCCTCCCTCGTCCCCCCGCAGTTTACGGCTAGAGACCAATTTTGCTCAGTTCACAGGCAGTCTAGAGGATGGCCGagg CAAGCAGAAGAAAGGCATCAAGTCATCTATTGGCCGATTGTTTGGGAAGAAGGAGAAGGGTCGAATGGAGCAGACTGTAGGCAGGGAAGGACAGCCTCTACCAGCCTTAACAG ACTTTGAGATGGGCATTGGTGACACTATGACTCTGGGAAAACTGGGAACACAGGCTGAGAGGGACCGCAGGatgaagaaaaa ACACGAGCTTCTGGAAGACGCCAGGAAAAGAGGCCTGCCATTTGCCCATTGGGACGGCCCTACTGTTGTCTCCTGGCTAGAG CTGTGGGTGGGTATGCCAGCGTGGTATGTGGCAGCCTGTCGTGCCAACGTGAAGAGCGGAGCCATCATGTCAGCTCTGTCCGACACAGAGATTCAGAGGGAGATTGGCATCAGCAATCCTCTGCACCGACTCAAACTCCGCTTGGCCATCCAGGAGATGGTGTCCCTCACCAGCCCGTCTGCACCACTTACCTCCAGAACG TCCTCCGGAAATGTGTGGGTGACTCATGAAGAGATGGAGAACCTGGCTTCCTCCACTAAAGCG ACTCTGGCGTATGGCGATATGAATCATGAGTGGATAGGGAACGAGTGGCTGCCCAGCCTCGGCCTGCCTCAGTACCGCTCCTACTTCATGGAGTGTCTGGTGGACGCTCGCATGCTGGACCACCTGACCAAGAAGGACCTGAGGAGCCACCTCAAGATGGTGGACAGCTTCCATAG GGCTAGTCTGCAGTATGGGATTATGTGCTTGAAGAGACTCAATTATGACAGGAAAGACCTGGATCACCGGAGAGAGGACAGCCAACACGACATGAAAG ATGTGTTGGTGTGGACCAATGAGCAGGTGATCCACTGGGTCCTGTCCATTGGTTTGAGGGAGTATAGCAGCAACCTGTTGGAGAGCGGTGTCCACGGAGCGCTACTCTCTCTGGACGAGACCTTCGACTACAGCAGCCTAGCCCTCATCCTGCAAATCCCTATGCAGAATACACAG gcaCGGCAGGTTCTGGAGAGGGAGTTCAACAACCTGTTAGCCTTGGGGACCGACCGTCGACTAGAGGAG AGTGGGGATGACAAGTCTTTTCGACGCTCTCCATCGTGGCGCAAGAGGTTTCGAGCACGTGAGGGAGGGGTTGGGCTGGGCATGATGGCGGGCTCCATGGAAACGCTGCCTGCTGGCTTCCGCATGCCCTCCATGTCCATGCCGCCCTCTGCTCATTTAATGCCCAAGAAACAGCTCCAGCCTGAAG TGCATTCTCATTACCTATATGGACACATGCTTGCGGCCTTTTGA